Proteins from a single region of Urocitellus parryii isolate mUroPar1 chromosome 4, mUroPar1.hap1, whole genome shotgun sequence:
- the LOC113188390 gene encoding RNA-binding protein 4 isoform X2 has protein sequence MVKLFIGNLPREATEQEIRSLFEQYGKVLECDIIKNYGFVHIEDKTAAEDAIRNLHHYKLHGVNINVEASKNKSKTSTKLHVGNISPTCTNKELRAKFEEYGPVIECDIVKDYAFVHMERAEDAVEAIRGLDNTEFQGGMYVG, from the exons ATGGTGAAGCTGTTCATTGGAAATCTGCCCCGGGAGGCCACAGAGCAAGAGATCCGCTCACTCTTTGAGCAGTATGGGAAGGTGCTGGAATGTGACATCATTAAGAACTACGGCTTTGTGCACATAGAGGACAAAACTGCAGCTGAGGATGCCATACGCAACCTGCATCACTACAAGCTTCATGGGGTGAATATTAATGTGGAAGCCAGCAAGAATAAGAGTAAAACCTCAACAAAGTTGCATGTGGGCAACATCAGCCCCACCTGCACCAACAAGGAGCTTCGGGCCAAGTTTGAGGAATATGGTCCAGTCATTGAATGTGACATCGTGAAAGATTATGCCTTTGTACACATGGAGCGGGCAGAGGATGCAGTGGAGGCCATCAGGGGCCTTGATAACACAGAGTTTCAAG GTGGGATGTATGTGGGCTGA
- the Rbm14 gene encoding RNA-binding protein 14 isoform X5, whose translation MKIFVGNVDGADTTPEELAALFAPYGTVMSCAVMKQFAFVHMRENAGALRAIEALHGHELRPGRALVVEMSRPRPLNTWKIFVGNVSAACTSQELRSLFERRGRVIECDVVKGGMYVG comes from the exons ATGAAGATATTCGTGGGCAACGTCGACGGGGCGGATACAACGCCGGAGGAGCTGGCAGCCCTCTTCGCGCCCTACGGCACGGTCATGAGCTGCGCCGTCATGAAACAGTTTGCCTTCGTGCACATGCGCGAGAACGCAGGCGCGCTGCGCGCCATCGAGGCCTTGCACGGCCACGAGCTGCGGCCGGGGCGCGCGCTCGTGGTGGAGATGTCGCGCCCAAGGCCGCTGAACACTTGGAAGATTTTCGTGGGCAATGTGTCGGCTGCATGCACGAGCCAGGAATTGCGCAGCCTCTTCGAGCGCCGTGGACGCGTCATCGAGTGTGACGTGGTAAAAG GTGGGATGTATGTGGGCTGA
- the LOC113188390 gene encoding RNA-binding protein 4 isoform X1, protein MVKLFIGNLPREATEQEIRSLFEQYGKVLECDIIKNYGFVHIEDKTAAEDAIRNLHHYKLHGVNINVEASKNKSKTSTKLHVGNISPTCTNKELRAKFEEYGPVIECDIVKDYAFVHMERAEDAVEAIRGLDNTEFQGKRMHVQLSTSRLRTAPGMGDQSGCYRCGKEGHWSKECPIDRSGRVADLTEQYNEQYGAVRTPYTMSYGDSLYYNNAYGALDAYYKRCRAARSYEAVAAAAASAYNYAEQTLSQLPQVQNTAMASHLTSTSLDPYDRHLLPTSGAAAATAAAAAAAAAAVTAASTSYYGRDRSPLRRATAPVPTVGEGYGYGHESELSQASAAARNSLYDMARYEREQYADRARYSAF, encoded by the exons ATGGTGAAGCTGTTCATTGGAAATCTGCCCCGGGAGGCCACAGAGCAAGAGATCCGCTCACTCTTTGAGCAGTATGGGAAGGTGCTGGAATGTGACATCATTAAGAACTACGGCTTTGTGCACATAGAGGACAAAACTGCAGCTGAGGATGCCATACGCAACCTGCATCACTACAAGCTTCATGGGGTGAATATTAATGTGGAAGCCAGCAAGAATAAGAGTAAAACCTCAACAAAGTTGCATGTGGGCAACATCAGCCCCACCTGCACCAACAAGGAGCTTCGGGCCAAGTTTGAGGAATATGGTCCAGTCATTGAATGTGACATCGTGAAAGATTATGCCTTTGTACACATGGAGCGGGCAGAGGATGCAGTGGAGGCCATCAGGGGCCTTGATAACACAGAGTTTCAAG GCAAACGAATGCACGTGCAGTTGTCCACCAGCCGGCTTAGGACTGCGCCCGGGATGGGAGACCAGAGCGGCTGCTATCGGTGCGGGAAAGAGGGGCACTGGTCCAAAGAGTGTCCAATAGATCGTTCGGGCCGCGTGGCAGACTTGACCGAGCAATATAATGAGCAATATGGAGCAGTGCGTACGCCTTACACCATGAGCTATGGGGATTCGTTGTATTACAACAACGCGTACGGAGCGCTCGATGCCTACTACAAGCGCTGCCGAGCTGCCCGGTCCTATGAGGCAGTGGCGGCTGCAGCTGCCTCTGCATATAATTATGCAGAGCAGACCCTGTCCCAGCTGCCACAAGTCCAGAACACAGCCATGGCCAGTCACCTCACCTCCACCTCTCTCGATCCCTACGATAGACACCTGTTGCCGACCTCAGGAGCTGCTGCTGCCACTGcggctgcagcagcagcagctgccgCTGCTGTTACTGCAGCTTCCACTTCATATTACGGGCGGGATCGGAGCCCCCTGCGTCGCGCTACAGCCCCCGTCCCCACTGTTGGAGAGGGCTACGGTTACGGGCATGAGAGTGAGTTGTCCCAAGCTTCAGCAGCTGCGCGGAATTCTCTGTACGACATGGCCCGGTATGAGCGGGAGCAGTATGCGGATCGGGCGCGGTATTCAGCCTTTTAA
- the Rbm14 gene encoding RNA-binding protein 14 isoform X4, producing MKIFVGNVDGADTTPEELAALFAPYGTVMSCAVMKQFAFVHMRENAGALRAIEALHGHELRPGRALVVEMSRPRPLNTWKIFVGNVSAACTSQELRSLFERRGRVIECDVVKGNWRSR from the exons ATGAAGATATTCGTGGGCAACGTCGACGGGGCGGATACAACGCCGGAGGAGCTGGCAGCCCTCTTCGCGCCCTACGGCACGGTCATGAGCTGCGCCGTCATGAAACAGTTTGCCTTCGTGCACATGCGCGAGAACGCAGGCGCGCTGCGCGCCATCGAGGCCTTGCACGGCCACGAGCTGCGGCCGGGGCGCGCGCTCGTGGTGGAGATGTCGCGCCCAAGGCCGCTGAACACTTGGAAGATTTTCGTGGGCAATGTGTCGGCTGCATGCACGAGCCAGGAATTGCGCAGCCTCTTCGAGCGCCGTGGACGCGTCATCGAGTGTGACGTGGTAAAAG GTAATTGGCGTTCGCGGTAA
- the Rbm14 gene encoding RNA-binding protein 14 isoform X1, with protein MKIFVGNVDGADTTPEELAALFAPYGTVMSCAVMKQFAFVHMRENAGALRAIEALHGHELRPGRALVVEMSRPRPLNTWKIFVGNVSAACTSQELRSLFERRGRVIECDVVKDYAFVHMEKEADAKAAIAQLNGKEVKGKRINVELSTKGQKKGPGLAIQSGDKTKKPGAGDTAFPGTGGFSATFDYQQAFGNSTGGFDGQARQPTPPFFGRDRSPLRRSPPRASYVAPLTAQPATYRAQPSVSLGAAYRAQPSASLGVGYRTQPMTAQAASYRAQPSVSLGAPYRGQLASPSSQSAAASSLGPYGGAQPSASALSSYGGQAAAASSLNSYGAQGSSLASYGNQPSSYGAQAASSYGVRAAASSYNTQGAASSLGSYGAQAASYGAQSAASSLAYGAQAASYNAQPSASYNAQSAPYAAQQAASYSSQPAAYVAQPATAAAYASQPAAYAAQATTPMAGSYGAQPVVQTQLNSYGAQASMGLSGSYGAQSAAAATGSYGAAAAYGAQPSATLAAPYRTQSSASLAASYAAQQHPQAAASYRGQPGNAYDGAGQPSAAYLSMSQGAVANANSTPPPYERTRLSPPRASYDDPYKKAVAMSKRYGSDRRLAELSDYRRLSESQLSFRRSPTKSSLDYRRLPDAHSDYARYSGSYNDYLRAAQMHSGYQRRM; from the exons ATGAAGATATTCGTGGGCAACGTCGACGGGGCGGATACAACGCCGGAGGAGCTGGCAGCCCTCTTCGCGCCCTACGGCACGGTCATGAGCTGCGCCGTCATGAAACAGTTTGCCTTCGTGCACATGCGCGAGAACGCAGGCGCGCTGCGCGCCATCGAGGCCTTGCACGGCCACGAGCTGCGGCCGGGGCGCGCGCTCGTGGTGGAGATGTCGCGCCCAAGGCCGCTGAACACTTGGAAGATTTTCGTGGGCAATGTGTCGGCTGCATGCACGAGCCAGGAATTGCGCAGCCTCTTCGAGCGCCGTGGACGCGTCATCGAGTGTGACGTGGTAAAAG ACTACGCGTTTGTTCACATGGAGAAGGAAGCAGATGCCAAAGCCGCCATCGCGCAGCTCAACGGCAAAGAAGTGAAGGGCAAGCGCATCAACGTGGAACTCTCAACCAAGGGTCAGAAGAAGGGGCCTGGCCTGGCTATCCAGTCTGGGGACAAGACCAagaaaccaggggctggggatacggcATTCCCTGGAACTGGTGGCTTCTCTGCCACCTTCGACTACCAACAGGCTTTTGGCAACAGCACTGGTGGCTTTGATGGGCAAGCCCGTCAGCCCACGCCACCCTTCTTTGGTCGCGACCGAAGCCCCCTGCGCCGTTCACCTCCCCGAGCCTCTTATGTGGCTCCTCTGACGGCCCAGCCAGCCACCTACCGGGCCCAGCCCTCAGTGTCGCTGGGAGCTGCCTACAGGGCCCAGCCTTCTGCCTCTTTGGGTGTCGGCTATCGGACTCAGCCCATGACAGCCCAGGCAGCCTCTTACCGCGCTCAGCCCTCTGTCTCCCTTGGGGCCCCATACAGGGGCCAGCTGGCTAGCCCTAGCTCCCAGTCTGCTGCAGCTTCTTCTCTCGGCCCATATGGTGGAGCCCAACCCTCAGCCTCAGCCCTCTCCTCCTATGGGGGTCAGGCAGCGGCAGCTTCTTCGCTCAACTCCTACGGGGCTCAGGGCTCCTCCCTTGCCTCCTATGGTAACCAGCCATCCTCTTATGGCGCCCAGGCTGCCTCTTCCTATGGGGTTCGTGCAGCTGCTTCCTCCTACAACACCCAGGGAGCAGCTTCCTCCCTAGGCTCCTACGGGGCTCAGGCTGCCTCCTATGGGGCCCAGTCTGCAGCCTCCTCGCTAGCTTATGGAGCCCAGGCAGCTTCTTACAATGCCCAGCCCTCGGCTTCTTACAATGCCCAGTCTGCCCCATATGCTGCACAGCAGGCTGCTTCCTACTCTTCCCAGCCTGCTGCTTATGTGGCACAGCCAGCCACAGCTGCTGCCTATGCCAGCCAGCCAGCCGCCTATGCTGCACAAGCCACTACCCCAATGGCTGGCTCTTATGGGGCCCAGCCAGTTGTCCAGACCCAACTGAATAGTTATGGGGCCCAAGCATCGATGGGCCTGTCAGGCTCCTATGGGGCTCAGTCGGCTGCTGCGGCCACTGGCTCCTATGGTGCCGCAGCTGCCTACGGGGCCCAGCCTTCTGCCACCCTGGCAGCTCCTTACCGCACTCAGTCATCAGCCTCATTGGCTGCTTCCTATGCTGCCCAGCAGCATCCCCAGGCTGCTGCCTCCTACCGTGGCCAGCCGGGCAATGCCTACGATGGGGCAGGTCAGCCGTCTGCAGCCTACCTGTCCATGTCCCAGGGGGCCGTTGCCAACGCCAACAGCACCCCGCCGCCCTATGAGCGTACCCGCCTCTCCCCACCCCGGGCCAGCTACGACGATCCCTACAAAAAGGCTGTCGCCATGTCGAAAAG GTATGGTTCCGACCGGCGTTTAGCCGAGCTCTCTGATTACCGCCGTTTATCAGAGTCGCAGCTTTCGTTCCGCCGCTCGCCGACAAAGTCCTCGCTGGATTACCGTCGCCTGCCCGATGCCCATTCCGATTACGCACGCTATTCGGGCTCCTATAATGATTACCTGCGGGCAGCTCAGATGCACTCTGGCTACCAGCGCCGCATGTAG
- the Rbm14 gene encoding RNA-binding protein 14 isoform X3 gives MKIFVGNVDGADTTPEELAALFAPYGTVMSCAVMKQFAFVHMRENAGALRAIEALHGHELRPGRALVVEMSRPRPLNTWKIFVGNVSAACTSQELRSLFERRGRVIECDVVKESRCIHS, from the coding sequence ATGAAGATATTCGTGGGCAACGTCGACGGGGCGGATACAACGCCGGAGGAGCTGGCAGCCCTCTTCGCGCCCTACGGCACGGTCATGAGCTGCGCCGTCATGAAACAGTTTGCCTTCGTGCACATGCGCGAGAACGCAGGCGCGCTGCGCGCCATCGAGGCCTTGCACGGCCACGAGCTGCGGCCGGGGCGCGCGCTCGTGGTGGAGATGTCGCGCCCAAGGCCGCTGAACACTTGGAAGATTTTCGTGGGCAATGTGTCGGCTGCATGCACGAGCCAGGAATTGCGCAGCCTCTTCGAGCGCCGTGGACGCGTCATCGAGTGTGACGTGGTAAAAG